The following proteins are co-located in the Parafannyhessea umbonata genome:
- a CDS encoding ZIP family metal transporter → MVFLMRGRLNHTVDRALTGFAAGVMVAASVWSLIVPAIEESSGMGRLAWVPAFVGFWLGILFLLLLDSLLPHLHLGEKDDRPEGLKSNLQRKTLMLLAVTIHNIPEGMAVGVVYAGLLSGGTGLTAAGALALSVGIAIQNFPEGAIISMPLHAEGSSRTRAFLGGFLSGVVEPAGALLTILAARQLVPLMPYLLSFAAGAMVYVVVEELIPEMSEGEHSNVGVLAFALGFTLMMALDVGLG, encoded by the coding sequence ATGGTCTTCCTCATGCGCGGCCGCCTCAACCACACCGTCGACCGCGCGCTCACGGGCTTTGCCGCCGGCGTCATGGTCGCGGCCTCCGTCTGGAGCCTCATCGTGCCTGCGATAGAGGAGTCCTCCGGCATGGGACGTTTGGCCTGGGTTCCGGCGTTCGTGGGCTTCTGGCTGGGAATCCTCTTCCTCCTGCTGCTTGACAGCCTGCTGCCCCACCTCCACCTGGGCGAGAAGGACGACCGTCCGGAGGGCCTGAAGTCAAACCTCCAGCGCAAGACGCTCATGCTCCTGGCCGTGACCATCCACAACATCCCCGAGGGCATGGCCGTAGGCGTGGTGTACGCGGGCCTGCTTTCCGGTGGCACGGGCCTTACGGCGGCCGGTGCCCTCGCGCTCTCCGTCGGCATCGCGATCCAGAACTTCCCAGAGGGCGCGATCATATCCATGCCGCTCCACGCAGAGGGGTCAAGCCGTACGCGCGCGTTTCTCGGCGGATTCCTTTCCGGCGTGGTGGAGCCAGCCGGCGCCCTCCTCACCATCCTGGCGGCGCGCCAGCTGGTGCCGCTCATGCCGTACCTGCTGAGCTTTGCCGCCGGTGCCATGGTCTACGTGGTGGTTGAGGAGCTCATCCCCGAGATGAGCGAGGGCGAGCACTCCAACGTGGGCGTGCTTGCGTTCGCGCTCGGCTTCACGCTCATGATGGCGCTCGACGTGGGCCTGGGCTAG
- a CDS encoding ABC transporter substrate-binding protein/permease, with amino-acid sequence MKKNNCVRLRRLPVMLVASLAFVLALGISGCGTTTSDGSAKKAESQKMTLVHKGKLTVVSDLANPPFDYMEGQTKKGFEVELMQELAKKMGLECEYLNPMKFDSIIPAIKQGGKADVGASNFTITEERQKEIDFTNAYIDSNQGLVTARGAADQIGANTKTLDNASSTIAVQAGTTGESWVKENLPNATVVALDDPIAALSGVSTGLYKAAVADLPVMQYECKGSYTDLAVAKEIPTGEQYGIVVSKKNPALTKALNKALKQCRKDGTLSKLELKWFGVDYEEKSASTSTASASSLSGDAGSVAVSKATARPNEDGGDKVIGGINTRLTWEATTKVKDGVSSVTLKLPKGASFDGSTTKVTVLEGLKRVSIDGSAKASGNAITIKFETPIPTGSLLRLEITDMKFPSEGGKSKVTGSYTTAAGVKGTLPASPSIKTSANTPVQQIVMWLDGQAWVSAWNSVPFLNMFLKPQLLVTSFVSLFGGWLLCLLIVVVAYPFAIVLGLLFAMMRISKFRVLRGIASVYINILRGTPLFLQIYIMFFGLPMVGINIDNNILGVIVMAINSSAYQAEIYRAGIQSIPRGQYEAAASLGMNGGQTMFTVILPQMVRRVMPTVTSDFITSYKDTSLLSSVGVMELMMFSKNLTTVSGNITPYMAAAIYYLIVTLPLIKVVGIVEKRLADAENGGGPRPGGKRAATSAEGAEEGEKSLSPDGKPASGQSFSALDALTAPFRSHAGQEA; translated from the coding sequence ATGAAGAAGAACAACTGCGTCCGATTGCGTAGGCTGCCGGTCATGCTGGTGGCATCCCTCGCGTTCGTGCTGGCGCTCGGTATCTCCGGATGCGGTACGACGACGAGTGACGGCTCCGCCAAGAAGGCGGAGTCCCAGAAGATGACCCTCGTCCACAAGGGCAAGCTCACGGTCGTCTCCGACCTCGCGAACCCGCCGTTCGACTACATGGAAGGCCAGACGAAGAAGGGCTTCGAGGTCGAGCTCATGCAGGAGCTCGCCAAGAAGATGGGGCTGGAGTGCGAGTACCTCAACCCCATGAAGTTCGACTCCATCATCCCCGCCATCAAGCAGGGCGGCAAGGCCGACGTGGGCGCCTCCAACTTCACCATCACGGAGGAGCGCCAGAAGGAGATCGACTTCACCAACGCGTACATCGACTCCAACCAGGGGCTCGTCACCGCAAGGGGCGCGGCCGACCAGATCGGTGCCAACACCAAGACGCTTGACAACGCAAGCTCCACCATCGCCGTCCAGGCGGGCACCACGGGTGAGTCCTGGGTGAAGGAGAACCTGCCCAACGCCACGGTCGTCGCGCTCGACGACCCGATCGCCGCACTCTCCGGCGTATCGACGGGCCTGTACAAGGCCGCCGTCGCCGACCTGCCCGTCATGCAGTACGAGTGCAAGGGCTCCTACACGGACCTTGCGGTCGCGAAGGAGATCCCCACCGGCGAGCAGTACGGCATCGTCGTGAGCAAGAAAAACCCCGCGCTCACGAAGGCCCTGAACAAGGCGCTGAAGCAATGCCGCAAGGATGGCACCCTCTCTAAGCTCGAGCTGAAGTGGTTCGGCGTCGACTACGAGGAGAAGAGCGCGAGCACCTCGACCGCGAGCGCGTCCTCGCTTTCCGGCGACGCCGGCTCCGTCGCCGTGAGCAAGGCGACCGCGCGCCCGAACGAGGACGGCGGTGACAAGGTCATCGGCGGCATCAACACCCGTCTCACCTGGGAGGCGACCACCAAGGTGAAGGACGGCGTCTCGTCCGTCACCCTGAAGCTCCCCAAGGGTGCGAGCTTCGACGGCTCCACGACGAAGGTCACCGTGCTTGAGGGCCTGAAGCGCGTCAGCATCGACGGATCCGCGAAGGCGAGCGGCAACGCCATCACCATCAAGTTCGAGACCCCGATCCCCACCGGCTCGCTCCTGCGCCTCGAGATCACGGACATGAAGTTCCCGAGCGAGGGCGGCAAGAGCAAGGTCACCGGCAGCTACACCACCGCGGCCGGCGTCAAGGGCACCCTGCCCGCATCACCGTCCATCAAGACCAGCGCGAACACCCCCGTCCAGCAGATCGTCATGTGGCTCGACGGCCAGGCATGGGTGAGCGCGTGGAACTCCGTTCCGTTCCTCAACATGTTCCTCAAGCCTCAGCTCCTCGTGACCTCGTTCGTCTCGCTGTTCGGTGGCTGGCTCCTCTGCCTGCTCATCGTGGTCGTGGCGTACCCGTTCGCCATCGTGCTCGGCCTGCTGTTCGCCATGATGAGGATCTCCAAGTTCAGGGTGCTCAGGGGCATCGCCTCGGTCTACATCAACATCCTGCGCGGCACGCCGCTCTTCCTGCAGATCTACATCATGTTCTTCGGCCTGCCCATGGTCGGCATCAACATCGACAACAACATACTGGGCGTCATCGTGATGGCCATTAACTCCTCCGCCTACCAGGCCGAGATCTACCGCGCCGGCATCCAGTCCATCCCGAGGGGCCAGTACGAGGCAGCCGCCTCCCTCGGCATGAACGGCGGGCAGACCATGTTCACGGTCATCCTGCCCCAGATGGTGCGCCGCGTCATGCCCACCGTCACGAGCGACTTCATCACCTCCTACAAGGACACGTCGCTCCTGTCCTCCGTCGGCGTCATGGAGCTCATGATGTTCTCGAAGAACCTCACCACCGTCTCCGGCAACATCACCCCGTACATGGCCGCGGCCATCTACTACCTCATCGTCACGCTGCCGCTCATCAAGGTCGTCGGCATCGTCGAGAAGCGTCTCGCCGACGCGGAGAACGGCGGAGGACCCAGGCCCGGCGGCAAAAGGGCCGCGACGTCCGCGGAGGGTGCCGAGGAGGGCGAGAAGAGCCTCTCGCCAGACGGCAAGCCGGCCTCTGGGCAGAGCTTCAGCGCGCTTGACGCGCTTACCGCCCCGTTCAGATCCCATGCAGGTCAGGAGGCATAG
- a CDS encoding glutathione peroxidase: protein MSYFDYTVTNRDGSTTDLRQYAGKVLLIVNTATGCGFTPQYDDLEAIYKKYRDQGFEVLDFPCNQFAGQAPDSDEEIHSFCTMKFGTEFPQFKKIDVNGDSADPLFVALATEKPFQGFGRTVKALALKKFADANNKKYGDKAYIMWNFTKFLVDREGKLVARFEPTVDMAEVEKAVAQQL, encoded by the coding sequence ATGAGCTACTTTGACTACACCGTCACCAACAGGGATGGCAGCACCACGGACCTCAGGCAGTATGCCGGCAAGGTACTCCTGATCGTGAACACCGCCACCGGCTGCGGCTTCACGCCCCAGTACGATGACCTGGAGGCCATCTACAAGAAGTACCGCGACCAGGGCTTCGAGGTGCTCGACTTCCCGTGCAACCAGTTTGCCGGCCAGGCGCCCGACTCCGACGAAGAGATCCACAGCTTCTGCACCATGAAGTTTGGCACCGAGTTCCCGCAGTTCAAGAAGATCGACGTGAACGGCGACTCCGCCGACCCGCTGTTTGTCGCCCTCGCGACCGAGAAGCCGTTCCAGGGCTTCGGGCGCACGGTGAAGGCGCTCGCCCTCAAGAAGTTTGCAGACGCAAACAACAAGAAGTACGGCGACAAGGCCTACATCATGTGGAACTTCACTAAGTTCCTGGTTGACCGCGAGGGCAAGCTCGTGGCGCGCTTCGAGCCCACCGTCGACATGGCCGAGGTCGAGAAGGCCGTGGCCCAGCAGCTGTAG
- a CDS encoding glutamine synthetase family protein: MGDRNVDFVLRTVEKRDIRFVRLWFTDVMGKLKSFSISSEDLEEAFEEGVGFDGSSVEGFVSSEESDMLAFPDPTTFQILPWRPEQKGVARVFCDIKTPSRKPFEGDSRYCLERVFREADAKGYVLNVGPRIEYFYFDNDLNPIPQDKGGYFDLTTSDVATDLRRSTTLMLERMSIPVTYSFHSSSPSQNAVELRYTEARSCADNIMTARVVIRQEAYQNGLFASFMPKPISGCLGSGMFLYESLFDHEGNNLFWAPKTQNEAHLSELAQHYMAGVLKYAPETSLVSNPTVNSYKRLVENGEVPIYTTWGRKNRSTLVRVPTHKPGKHQATRIELRNPDPTANPYLTIALTLAAGIRGIEEGLTLPPEATVDPATLSEAEREANGIERLPRNLGEAIELFESSSFVRDVLGEHITDFYAQEKRKEWDEYCSTVTDWERAKYYAGV; encoded by the coding sequence ATGGGTGATAGGAATGTCGACTTTGTCCTAAGGACGGTAGAGAAGCGCGACATCCGCTTCGTGCGTCTCTGGTTTACGGACGTCATGGGCAAGCTCAAGAGCTTCTCGATCTCCTCCGAGGACCTGGAGGAGGCGTTCGAGGAGGGCGTCGGCTTCGACGGCTCGTCCGTGGAGGGCTTCGTCTCGTCCGAGGAGTCGGACATGCTCGCCTTCCCAGACCCCACCACCTTCCAGATCCTGCCGTGGAGACCGGAGCAGAAGGGCGTCGCCCGCGTGTTCTGCGACATCAAGACCCCCTCCCGCAAGCCGTTCGAGGGTGACTCGCGCTACTGCCTCGAGCGCGTCTTCCGCGAGGCGGACGCTAAGGGCTACGTGCTGAACGTCGGTCCCCGCATCGAGTACTTCTACTTCGACAACGACCTCAACCCCATCCCGCAGGACAAGGGCGGCTACTTCGATCTCACGACGTCAGACGTCGCGACGGACCTCCGCCGCTCCACCACGCTCATGCTCGAGCGCATGTCGATTCCCGTCACGTACTCCTTCCACTCTTCGTCCCCGTCTCAGAACGCGGTCGAGCTGCGCTACACGGAGGCCAGGAGCTGCGCGGACAACATCATGACCGCGCGCGTGGTGATCAGGCAAGAGGCGTACCAGAACGGCCTGTTCGCGTCGTTCATGCCCAAGCCCATCAGCGGCTGCCTCGGGTCGGGCATGTTCCTGTACGAGTCCCTCTTCGACCACGAGGGCAACAACCTGTTCTGGGCTCCCAAGACCCAGAACGAGGCGCACCTGAGCGAGCTTGCGCAGCACTACATGGCCGGCGTCCTGAAGTACGCGCCTGAGACGTCCCTCGTCTCTAACCCAACGGTGAACTCCTACAAGCGGCTCGTCGAGAACGGCGAGGTCCCCATATACACCACGTGGGGACGCAAGAACCGCTCCACGCTCGTGCGCGTTCCCACGCACAAGCCCGGCAAGCACCAGGCCACCCGCATCGAGCTGCGCAACCCCGACCCCACGGCCAACCCGTACCTCACGATCGCCCTCACCCTTGCCGCCGGCATCCGCGGCATCGAGGAGGGGCTCACGCTCCCGCCGGAGGCGACGGTCGACCCCGCGACCCTCTCCGAGGCGGAGCGCGAGGCAAATGGTATCGAGCGCCTTCCGCGCAACCTCGGCGAGGCCATTGAGCTCTTCGAGTCGAGCTCGTTCGTGCGTGACGTGCTCGGCGAGCACATCACGGACTTCTATGCGCAGGAGAAGCGCAAGGAGTGGGACGAGTACTGCTCTACCGTGACCGATTGGGAGCGTGCGAAGTACTACGCTGGCGTCTAG
- a CDS encoding winged helix-turn-helix transcriptional regulator: protein MHHKNILLVAKTSRYIERMRELKHALDVSILPTTPETFSQAISSGHDFDLVVLDSNGLEQDTINAVDSYVSDNGFIPTLVIQDESKLGSLHLPAQGRNDFITSTASEAEFEVRCALLLWPGEESAPADIVTVDNMTINLATYQVYIDEKPVDLTLMEYSLLSFLATHPSRAYSRETLLHRVWGFEYCGGTRTVDVHIRRVRSKVGPQVASHIVTVRGVGCLFKI, encoded by the coding sequence ATGCACCATAAGAACATCCTGTTAGTCGCAAAGACCTCTCGGTACATCGAGCGTATGCGAGAGCTGAAACATGCCCTGGACGTGTCGATCCTACCGACGACGCCGGAGACCTTCTCGCAGGCGATTTCCTCTGGTCACGACTTTGACCTGGTGGTGCTCGACTCCAACGGGCTCGAGCAGGACACGATCAACGCAGTGGATTCGTACGTCTCTGACAACGGGTTCATCCCCACGCTCGTCATCCAGGACGAGTCGAAGCTCGGTTCGCTCCACCTTCCCGCGCAGGGCAGGAACGACTTCATCACCTCCACGGCAAGCGAGGCGGAGTTCGAGGTGCGCTGCGCGCTGCTGTTGTGGCCCGGCGAGGAGAGCGCCCCGGCGGACATCGTCACCGTGGACAACATGACCATCAACCTCGCGACGTATCAGGTCTACATCGACGAGAAGCCCGTCGACCTGACGCTCATGGAATACTCGCTCCTCTCGTTTCTGGCGACGCACCCCTCGCGCGCGTACTCGCGCGAGACGCTGCTGCACCGCGTGTGGGGCTTCGAGTACTGCGGCGGGACCCGCACGGTCGACGTGCACATCAGGCGCGTCCGCTCGAAGGTGGGCCCACAGGTGGCATCGCACATCGTGACGGTACGCGGTGTTGGCTGCCTGTTCAAAATCTAG
- a CDS encoding Fur family transcriptional regulator, giving the protein MERRNTRQRQLVLDAVRDLDDHPTADEAYLRVREKDEHVSRGTVYRNLHVLVESGDIVSVKVSGGERFDRRSDNHAHLVCTECGSVKDVPAPDVEDARREMERAWGYAGVRTSTVFAGVCPACQKKSQAAR; this is encoded by the coding sequence ATGGAGAGACGCAACACGCGCCAGCGCCAGCTGGTGCTCGACGCCGTGCGGGATCTGGACGACCACCCCACCGCCGACGAGGCGTACCTTCGCGTGCGCGAGAAGGACGAGCACGTGAGCCGCGGCACGGTGTACCGCAACCTCCACGTCCTGGTGGAGTCCGGCGACATCGTCTCTGTGAAGGTTTCCGGCGGCGAGCGCTTCGACCGCAGGAGCGACAACCACGCGCACCTGGTGTGCACGGAGTGCGGCAGCGTGAAGGACGTGCCGGCGCCGGACGTGGAGGACGCGCGGCGCGAGATGGAGCGCGCGTGGGGCTACGCCGGCGTCCGCACGAGCACGGTGTTTGCGGGCGTCTGCCCCGCGTGCCAGAAAAAGAGCCAGGCGGCGAGGTAG
- the gpmA gene encoding 2,3-diphosphoglycerate-dependent phosphoglycerate mutase: MAEDTMKLVIIRHGESEWNLKNLFTGWTDVDLTDTGRAEAAAGGKALKEQGYDFDVCYTSLLKRAIHTLNIVLDQMDRAWLPVHKTWRLNERHYGALQGLNKADAAAEHGEEQVLIWRRSFDVQPPALKPGDPRDPHIQDQFRDVPQEDLPYTECLKDTIARAWPYFEQEIKPQMEAGKRVLIAAHGNSLRALVMQLEHLTPEEILKVNIPTGVPCSYTFDKDWNIIDKHYIGDPETIEKKINAVANQGKAKK; encoded by the coding sequence ATGGCAGAAGACACGATGAAGCTCGTCATCATCCGTCACGGTGAGTCCGAGTGGAACCTGAAGAACCTCTTCACCGGTTGGACCGACGTCGACCTGACGGACACCGGCCGCGCGGAGGCCGCCGCGGGCGGCAAGGCCCTCAAGGAGCAGGGCTATGACTTCGACGTCTGCTACACGTCGCTCCTGAAGCGCGCCATCCACACCCTGAACATCGTTCTGGACCAGATGGACCGCGCGTGGCTGCCCGTCCACAAGACGTGGCGCCTGAACGAGCGTCACTACGGCGCGCTGCAGGGCCTGAACAAGGCCGACGCCGCCGCCGAGCACGGCGAGGAGCAGGTCCTCATCTGGCGTCGCTCCTTCGACGTCCAGCCGCCCGCGCTGAAGCCCGGCGACCCCCGCGACCCGCACATCCAGGACCAGTTCCGCGACGTGCCGCAGGAGGACCTCCCCTACACCGAGTGCCTGAAGGACACGATCGCCCGCGCGTGGCCGTACTTCGAGCAGGAAATCAAGCCGCAGATGGAGGCCGGCAAGCGCGTGCTCATAGCCGCACACGGCAACAGCCTGCGCGCCCTGGTGATGCAGCTTGAGCACCTTACCCCGGAGGAGATCCTGAAGGTCAACATCCCCACCGGCGTCCCCTGCTCCTACACCTTCGACAAGGACTGGAACATCATCGACAAGCACTACATCGGCGACCCCGAGACGATCGAGAAGAAGATCAACGCCGTCGCCAACCAGGGCAAGGCCAAGAAGTAG
- a CDS encoding amino acid ABC transporter ATP-binding protein, translated as MFGKNGHKIEAVEVPPAMDAGEAARVAYERDKSLTRHHFEEGEHPIVRIEHLNKTFTDTPVLRDVNLDVWNGEIVVVLGPSGSGKSTMLRCINLLETPTAGHILIEDKEITGTKKTDVNMLRRDLGMVFQGFNLFPHMTALENVMVGQVKVLKKPKDEARAEAMKQLEAVGLADRADYKPPQLSGGQQQRVAIARAVAMHPKVILFDEPTSALDPELVRDVLNVMRDLALHSGMTMIVVTHEMGFARDVADRVVFMEGGVVVEQGLPEEVFDHPKTQRTKEFLGNIR; from the coding sequence ATGTTTGGAAAGAACGGACACAAGATCGAAGCCGTCGAGGTGCCTCCCGCGATGGACGCAGGAGAGGCCGCGCGCGTGGCCTACGAGCGCGACAAGAGCCTGACGAGGCACCACTTCGAGGAGGGCGAGCACCCCATCGTCCGCATCGAGCACCTTAACAAGACGTTCACGGACACGCCGGTTTTGCGCGACGTGAACCTGGACGTGTGGAACGGCGAGATCGTCGTGGTACTGGGGCCGTCCGGCTCCGGCAAGTCCACGATGCTGCGCTGCATCAACCTGCTCGAGACGCCGACCGCCGGCCACATCCTCATCGAAGACAAGGAGATCACCGGTACCAAGAAGACCGACGTGAACATGCTGCGCCGCGACCTTGGTATGGTGTTCCAGGGCTTCAACCTCTTCCCGCACATGACCGCGCTCGAGAACGTTATGGTGGGTCAGGTGAAGGTCCTGAAGAAGCCCAAGGACGAGGCTCGCGCCGAGGCCATGAAGCAGCTGGAGGCCGTGGGCCTTGCGGACCGCGCGGACTACAAGCCGCCCCAGCTTTCCGGCGGCCAGCAGCAGCGCGTCGCCATCGCGCGCGCCGTCGCCATGCACCCGAAGGTCATCCTGTTCGATGAGCCGACCTCCGCGCTCGACCCGGAGCTGGTGCGCGACGTCCTGAACGTCATGAGGGACCTCGCGCTGCATAGCGGCATGACCATGATCGTCGTCACGCACGAGATGGGCTTCGCCCGCGACGTCGCGGACCGCGTCGTGTTCATGGAAGGTGGCGTCGTGGTGGAGCAGGGCCTGCCCGAGGAGGTGTTCGACCACCCGAAGACGCAGCGCACGAAGGAGTTCCTAGGCAACATCAGATAG
- a CDS encoding cation diffusion facilitator family transporter gives MSTRDDDKQTQARQQAPMGERDAATVAATPGADPSTRGREATIVRTSVLGIGANVLLAAFKAVVGMLTHSIAVTMDAVNNLSDAMSSVITIVGTKLAGKAPDKKHPLGYGRVEYLSATIISIIVLYAGVSSLIESVKGIVAPQTPSYTPTSLVIIAAAVVVKLVLGRHVKATGERVGSDSLVASGADALFDAVLSASTLAAAAVFIATGFAIEAWVGAAISVVIVKSGLDMLRETLSQILGERADAELAQEVRRIVSADPDANGAYDLVLHSYGPEQLVGSVHTEVADTMRADRIDEMTRRIQHAVYAGTNGRVILAAVGIYSRNTSDDVAVRMRSKVTRMVMAHDGVIQMHGFHVDEKNRLLDFDVILDFALPDRQATYRQIVSEVQAAYPDYKVNVALDVDAAD, from the coding sequence ATGTCAACACGCGACGACGATAAGCAGACGCAGGCACGCCAGCAGGCGCCCATGGGCGAGAGGGACGCGGCAACCGTGGCCGCGACGCCGGGCGCAGACCCCAGCACCCGCGGCCGCGAGGCCACCATCGTGAGGACGAGCGTCCTCGGCATCGGGGCGAACGTCCTTCTCGCCGCCTTCAAGGCGGTCGTAGGCATGCTGACCCACTCCATCGCCGTCACGATGGACGCCGTGAACAACCTGTCCGACGCCATGAGCTCCGTCATCACCATCGTGGGCACGAAGCTCGCCGGCAAGGCGCCGGACAAGAAACACCCGCTCGGCTACGGCCGCGTGGAGTACCTCTCGGCCACCATCATCTCCATCATCGTGCTGTACGCGGGCGTCTCTTCGCTCATCGAGTCCGTCAAGGGCATCGTGGCCCCGCAGACGCCCAGCTACACGCCCACGTCGCTCGTAATCATCGCCGCGGCCGTCGTCGTGAAGCTCGTGTTGGGCCGCCACGTGAAGGCGACGGGCGAGCGCGTGGGGTCGGACTCCCTCGTGGCCTCCGGCGCGGACGCCCTGTTCGACGCGGTGCTCTCCGCCTCGACCCTCGCGGCCGCGGCCGTGTTCATCGCGACCGGGTTTGCCATCGAGGCGTGGGTGGGCGCCGCCATCAGCGTCGTGATCGTGAAGAGCGGCCTAGACATGCTGCGCGAGACGCTGAGCCAGATCCTGGGCGAACGCGCGGACGCGGAGCTCGCGCAGGAGGTGCGCCGCATCGTCTCGGCGGACCCGGACGCAAACGGCGCGTACGACCTCGTGCTTCACTCCTACGGCCCCGAACAGCTCGTCGGCTCCGTCCACACGGAGGTCGCCGACACCATGCGCGCGGACCGCATCGACGAGATGACCCGCCGCATCCAGCACGCCGTGTACGCAGGCACCAACGGCAGGGTCATCCTGGCCGCCGTGGGTATCTACTCGCGCAACACCTCCGACGACGTGGCCGTGCGCATGCGCTCCAAGGTCACGCGCATGGTCATGGCGCACGACGGCGTGATCCAGATGCACGGCTTCCACGTGGACGAGAAGAACCGCCTGCTCGACTTCGACGTGATCCTGGACTTCGCCCTCCCCGACCGCCAGGCCACCTACCGCCAGATCGTGAGCGAGGTCCAGGCGGCCTACCCCGACTACAAGGTGAACGTCGCGCTGGACGTGGACGCCGCGGACTAG